GTCAGCTGCTCCATCGTGGCGTTCGGCGGCACGTCGACCTTGCCGAAGACGACGCCCTGGTCCTCGGTGGGTGCCAGCTCCTTCGCCGAGAACGAGTACAGCGGGAAGACCAGCAAGGTGAGCACAATCCACACGGCGTAGACGGCGGGCCGATTGGCCAGGGTCGTCGCCAGCATGCGTGAGTAGCGGGACTTCACCCGCTCGAACGTGTGCTCGACCGCCTCCGCGAAGCCGCCGTGCCGCTGCGGACGGGCCAGGACCGAGGCCATCATCGGTGACAGGGTCAGCGCCACGATCCCCGAGATGAGGACGGCGCCAGCCAGGGTGAAGACGAACTCGCGGAAGAGGGCGCCCGTGAGGCCGCCCTGAAAGCCGATCGGCGTGTACACAGCGGCCAGGGTGATGGTCATGGCGATGATGGGCCCGACCAGCTCGCGCGCACCGAGGAGCGCGGCGTCGATGGCGGACTTTCCTTCGCGGATGTGACGGTCGACGTTCTCGACGACGACGATGGCGTCATCGACCACCAGGCCCACCGAGAGCACGATGGCCAGCAGCGTGAGCAGGTTCAACGAGAACCCGAAGACCTGCATCAGGAAGATCGCGCCGATGAGCGAAACGGGGATGGCCACCACCGGCACCACCACCTCGCGCAGCGATCCGAGGAAAAGGAAGATGACGATGATGACGATGAGGATGGTTTCGAACAGGGTCTTGCGCACCTCGTGGATCGCGTTGTCGATGTACTTGGTCGCGTCGAAGGCGATCATCGCGGTCAAGCCGGTGGGCAGCTCTCGTTTGATCTTGTCGAGCTCCGTGCGGACGCGGGCGATCACGTCCAGCGCGTTGGCGTTGGGGAGCACCCACACACCCATGAAGACCGCGCGTTGCCCGGACATGCGCACGTCCTGATCGTAGTTCTCGGCGCCCAGCACCACCTCGGCGACGTCGCTGAGCCGGACCAGCGTGCCGCCTTCCTGGCGGATCACCAGCCGTTTGAAGTCCTCGATCGACTGGACGTCGGTGGTCGCCGAGAGGTTGAGCTGGACGTACGTGCCCTTGGTCTGTCCCACCGCCGAGAGGTAATTGTTGGAGGCGAGCGCTTGCCTGATTTGTGCCGGGCTGACATTCAGCGCTGCCATCCGGTCGGGCTTGAGCCACGCCCGCAGGGCGAAGGTCCGGCCGCCGAGGATGTCGGCCCGCTGCACGCCTTCCACCGCCGACAGCCGCGGCTGCACGACCCGCAGCAGATAGTCGGTGACCTGGTTCTCGGCAAGAATCTTCGAATCGAAGCTGAGGTACATCGAGGCGAAGGCGGCGTCCGAAGGCTCGAGGGAGATCGCCGGGACCTCCGCCTCGGGCGGCAGATCGCCGCGAACCTGGTTCACGCGCGCGCTGATGTCCGCCAGCGCCCCCGCCGTATTCACGTTGAGCTCGAGACGAACAAAGATGGTCGACAGTCCCTGGTCGCTCTGCGACTCGATGTAGTCGATGCCGTCAGCCGCCGCGACGGAGCGCTCGATGGGGGTGGTGATGAACCCGCGCACCAGATCGGCGCTGGCGCCCACGTAGGGCGTCCGGATGGTGATGGTGGCGCTGTCCAGCCGTGGGTATTGGCGAACGTTGAGGGTACGAATGGCCTGAAGACCGGCGATCACCACGATCAGGTTGACCACGACGGCCAGGACCGGCCGGCGAACGAAGATGTCGGTGAGGCCCACGGTCAGTGATTCTCCGGCCGCGGCGTTTCGGAGGGCGACAGCTTGAGCTGGTTGTTGACCACGATGGGGGCGCCGTTGCGCAGCTTGAAGACGCCCTGGGTGACCACCTCCTGCCCGGCCGTGACTCCATCCATGATGGCGACGAAGTCGCCGCGGGCCTGCCCCGCGCGGACGAATTGCTGGCGGGCCATCTTGGCTGGCTTGCCATCGCGGCCGTTCACCGGGGCACCCTTGGCGTCCTTGCGAGGTTCCACCACGTAGACCGAATCTCCGAAGGGAGCACGGGCGATCGCCGTGGCCGGGACCGAGACCACTTTCGTCTGCTCCGGAAGCACCACCGAAACGTTGACGAACATTCCGGGCCGAAGCTGAGCCTTTTTATCGTTGACGCTGGCGCGCATTCTGACGGCGCGGGTGGTGGGATCGGCGTTCGGTTCTGCCGCGGAGATCTTGCCCTCCAGCGTTTGCGGCGGCTGCGTACCGGGCAGCACGACGCGGGTCACCGCCCCAACGGGAATGTGCGCCAGCTCCTGCTGGGGAATGGTGAAGTCGACGACCACCGCCTCCGTCGACTCGAGCACCGTGATCGGCGTGCCGGGATTCAGGTACTGGCCAAGGTTGACCAGGCGGATGCCGAGCTTGCCCGCGAAGGGGGCGCGCACGATCTTCCGTTCGATCTGGGCTTCGAGCGCCGCCACATCGGCGGTGGTCGTCTTGAGCTGCGCCTCGTCAGCATCGAGTTGCGCCTTGGTGAAGGCCCCCTTCTCGGCGAGCAGCCGGGTGCGTCCGGCTGTGGTGGCGGCCAGCCGCAGGTGCGCCTTGAGCGACGCCAGCTGGGCGCGCTCGACGGCGGCATCGAGCTCGACCAGCACCTGGCCGGCGCGCACCTGCGCTCCGGAGTCGAAGCGGATGGCGTGGACGACGCCGGGACTGTCATTGCTGATGGTCACGCCGCGAGCGGCAGTGACGCTGCCGACAGCCTCGAACACGGACGGCCAGTCAGCGGCGGTGGCGACCTCCGTTCCCACCGCCACCGGGGGAGGCCCCGCCGCTTTCGCCGCCTTGCCCGCGCCAATCAGGGCGGAAATCTGCGCGAACTTGAGACCCGCGAGCACCCCGATGACGACCAGGCAAATACCGCCGGCGATGGCGACTCGCTTGACGTTCGAGATCCGCTTCCCGACCGGGCCGTGGGAGTCCTCCGAGACCGATGCATCCGGGTGAGTCACGTCGGGCAATCCTCGCATGGGAGAATCTCTGTCACGGATCACTGCCCGCGCCAAGTCGGGAAAGCCCTGGCACCCGAGGGTCAGGGATCGGGTCGAGCGGTTCAGCGCGCTAGAGGATCAGGCCAGCCGAAACTGCTGCGCTTCGTGCGTGACAATGACCGCAGGGCCGTCGCCAACTGAGACGGCGGCCAACTGTCGCCAGCGCGGACAGCGGGCCTTGGCCAGTTGATACCTGACTGCTATCTGGTCTCGGCCAATTAGCATGATGGTGCAAACTGGCCAGATGCCGCCCGGGGGCCGACCGATACCTCAGTGCGACCATACGAGCTGACGCGATCGCGTCCGGGAAAATGGCGTTTATCAGTGGTCCCCGGCAGGTGGGGAAGACCACGTTGGCCAAAGCGCTGCTGAACTCGCCGGGGCGTTTGACGAGACTACGCGTTGCCTTCGCGTGGCTGATGCCGCTGCTTGTCGGCTTGTTTTAGCTGATCGATCAGCTCGTCCAGCACCGGGCGGGCGGGGGCGGCCAGCATGATCACGCCGGCGATGCGCCCGGCCCGGGTGGCGATCTCTGGCGCCAGCATCGCGCCCAGGCTGTGTCCGGCGACGAACACGCGCGCCGGATCCACGCGCGGCTGCCAGCGCACCAGCGCGATCGCCGCCAGCGCGTCCTGGATGCACTCGTCTTCGACGGTGGCGCGCGGATTGGCGATCAGCAAATCGGGGCGGGCGAACGTGCGCTTGTCATAACGAATGGTCACGATTCCGTGCCGGGCCAGGCCAGCGGCCAGATCGCGAAAAGGGCGCGCGGCGCCCACCGTCTCGTCACGGTCGACGACGCCGCTACCCGGGACCAAAACCACCGCGGGCAGCGCAGCGCCGCCGATCGCTTGTGGCCACGTGATGGTGGCGCCCAGGTTGGGTCCGATGGTCACGTCGTGGGTGCTGATGGCGGCTTCTGCGCCGGGTGACTGCGCCGGCGCCGGCGGCTGAAAGACGGTGTCGGCCGCGAAGAACAGCCCGGTGACCTGCTGCGTCTGCGGCACGAAAATGATGCGCGCGATCAGCGAGCCAAAAGCGAACGTCAGCCGGTAAAAACGCCCTTCGTACGGCGGCAGACTCTTGGTCTCCACCGCTGTCCATGACGGCAGCGGCCCGTGCGCCTGGCCCAGCTTCTGGCGAACCGAGGTCAACCGCGCGGCGGGCATCTTGCTGGCCATGATCGGTTCGAACTGACTGCACGCCGCCTGATCGTCGCCGCGGCGAAAGGCGGTCAGAAATCTTTCCGCCGCGACCGCCAGAAGGTCGGTGGGCACGGGGGCGGCCGGCGCGGCTGGTTGGCCGCTTGCTGCAACTGGGATGGTGGCGAGCGGCGGGATGGCGGTAACCGGTGCGGGCGCGGCCCGGGTGGCGCAACCGCTGTTGAGCAAGGCGACCGCGCTGACGGCTAGACGCGTATGCAGCCAGCAGTGCGGGGTGGAGATGAAGTTCATTGGGTTTAAAGACCCTTTCTGTGGCTTTTGATCCCGGTTTTTATCGAGAAAGCGCCTGACGCGGCGGGCGCCGGTGCCGGCAATGCCTATTTTTTGTGGGTGATCCGAAACTCCCCTCGTTTACCCGCGTACTGGCAGGGCGTAAAGTGTCGCCCGAATATGGCCGGTTGCCTTCGTCCGCAACATCGACAGGCGATGCCTTCGTCTGCGCTGCTCGTGATCGTCGCCGTGGCGCTGACCGCGGGGTCGTGCGCGGGAATCAACGGCGGGGCCGGTACCGGCGGTGGCGGCGCGGGCGGCAACCTTCCCATCTTGCAAAACGACGGCGGCGGCTCTGACTTGGCGCCGATCGATGCTCACGCGGAGACAGGCGAAGGCGTGGACATGGCCATCGATGTTCAGGGCGGCTGTCGGAACCTGGCCTGTCAGCAGACGTCGTGCAAGGTTGGCGGCTGCCAGCAGCAGCCGTGCGCGAACGGCGCCAAGACCACGGTCTCGGGCACGGTGTACGATCCTGCCGGCGACGTTCCGCTTTACGGCATCGCGGTGTTCGTTCCCAACGCGCCGCTGTCGCCGCTGCCGCAGGGCGTGGCCTGCACACACTGTCAGGCCACCATTGAAAACGCGTTGAGCGTCGCGTTGACCGACGTCAAAGGAAACTTTGTCCTGGACGACGTGCCGGTCGGCGAGAACATTCCCATGGTCATGGAGGTCGGCAAGTGGCGGCGCGCGGTCACCATCGACGTGGTGGCGGCGTGCACGAACACGCCCCTGAACGATCCGAATTTCACCCGGTTGCCGCGCAATCAGTCGGAAGGCGACCTGCCCAAGATCGCGCTGACCACCGGCGGCCACGACGCCCTGGAATGTTTACTGCGTAAGGTGGGCATCGACGACAGCGAGTTTTCGCCCACCGACGGCAAAGGCCACGTCAATCTGTTCGCCGGTGAGGGCGGCACCGATCGCTACGCGCCGAGCTTGAACGGGGGCGCGATGTTCACGCCGGTCCAGCCCTGGTGGGACAGCGTCGACAACCTCAAGCCCTACGACATGATCTTGTATTCCTGCGAGGGCAACCCGAAGGCCACCAACAAGAGCGCAGCGGCGGTGAAGGCCTTTCAGGCTTACGCGGAAGCGGGCGGGCGCAGCTTTGCGTCGCACTGGCACAACTACTGGTTCGAACAGGCGGCGCCGCCGCTGTCGACGGTGGCGACGTTCGACAATCAAACTTCGCCGCTAAGTGAATACCCGTCCATGGTCGACGTTTCTTTTCCCAAAGGCGCCGCGATGGCCGATTGGTTGAACAACGTGGGCGCCACGCCGACGCGCGGCCAGCTGACCATCGAGGGGGCGCGCAACACCGTCACGGCGCTGGACAGCGGCCTGGCGCAAAAGTGGCTTTATGGCGATTCTCCCAGCACGGTGCAGTATTTCAGCGCCAACACCCCGATCGGCTCGGTCGAGGACCAGCAGTGCGGGCGCGTGGTCTACAGCGACATTCACGTGTCGTCGGGGGCCAAGCCCGGGTTCCCGCGCGATCGTTCGTTGAACGGTCCCGGCGATCCGGATCTGGGGTTTCCTTTTCCCACCGGCTGCGTGACGCAAGGGATGACGCCGCAAGAGCTGGCCCTGGTCTTCATGCTGTTCGACATGCAGTCGTGCATCTTGGGAGGCGTGCCGGTCATTCCATGATGGGCGCGGTCAACAAGATCGGTTGCCGCCTGGCGGGCGCGCTGTGGGTGCTGAGCCTGCTGGCGCCGATCGCTTGCCGCGGCGCCGAGCCCTTCACGCTGGGCGATGACGGCGGCTTTGGATTCAGCGGCAGCGGCGGTTTCGGAACGTTGCCCGTGACCACCGGCAGCGGGGGCGGCGCTGGCGCGGGGGGCGCGTCGGGCACGGGCGGCGCTGGCAGCGGAGGGGCCAGCATGGACGCCCAACCAGAGGCCCCGCGCGTGCATGACGCCGGCAGCGGACCGGCACGCGACGCCAACCCGCCGCCCGTCGTCATGCCCGATGGGCCGCTGACGGCGATCAATTGCTATCTGTATGCGGCCTACAAACCGGGCACGGCGTACACCGACGGCGCGCGCGTCTTCCAGCTCCGCGATCTGCGCGTGTTCGAGTGCAAGCCGTGGCCGTATTCGGGGTGGTGTTCGCAGGACGCATACGAACCAGACGGGCCGACCGGCTACTGGCCCGATGCGTGGACGCCCATCGGGTACTGCGAGTAGCGGCAGCTCTTCGCCAGATCGCCGCGATCGAGGAACTGCGCCAGCAGCGCGCGCCACGGTCCCCAGTTGTGGCCGCCGTCGGTGTGGAAGACGTGATCGGGCGGCAGCACGGCGGCCAGTAGCTGGTCGGCGCGGGCCAGCTTGTCGGTGTTGCCGAAGCCGATGTTCAGGATGGGCGCCGGTTCCTGACCGCGGGTGGCGGCTTGCAGCCAGCGCAAAAGTTCGCGCTGGTAGTTGTGGCTGTTCATCTGGTCGACGCGCGGGGGGCCCTTCCATCGATCCAGGCCGCCCGCTTGCCGAACCTCGTCGATCAAGCCGCGGTCGCCCAAAAATGGCGCCAGGGCCAGCACGCCGGTGACGTCGCCCAGACGCTGGCGTGCATAGAACAACGTTCCGAATCCGCCCATCGACGGGCCGATCAACCAGGTCTGCTGATAGCCGCGCGCCCGGCGCGGAGCGATCACATCGGTCGCCAGCCGATCGGCGAACACGCCGTGCGAGTAGTAGCCAATGGTGGCGTTCGCGGCCACGACGTCGACGGCCAGGCTGCGCCGCCGAATCTCTTCGACCATTCCATGCTGGGCAAACGCCTCGGCCTCGTCACCCATGCCCGGCAGGAACACCACCAGGCACTTCGCCTGGCCTTGCGGCGATGGATAGTCGATGGCGCGCATCGGCACCGGGGCGCGCCAGAACAGGCCGCAGCCGGCCAGCGTCGGCAGCAGCCACAGCAGTCCCAGCGCCACCGATGGGCGGTCCAGCCTGAGCATACTTATCATCCGACAGTGCCGCGAAGGCGAAAAGGCCGCAAGCTGAACCGAATCAGTGACGGTAAGTCACTTACCTAAATGAAGCGGACATTTTCACATAGCCGTAGGGCGTTGCTCCCGGCGGGCGCCTTGATTTTGCTGGCCGGCCTCACCGCCGGATGCAGCAACAGCGAGACCGGCGCGGGCGGTGGGAGCGGCGGCAGCAGCGGCGCCACCGGTGGCAGCGGCGCCACTGCGGGAAGCGGTGGCGTGACGGGCGCGGGCACGGGCGGCAACACCGGCTCGGGTGGGAGCACCGGCAGCGGCGGCGTGATCAGTCCGCCCGCTGACGCGGGGACCGGCGGCGTCGACGCGCCGGTGGCCGTGGACGCTGCCGACGGTGGCGGCGCGGGCTGCAGCGGCCTTTTCTGCGAGGACTTCGAGAGCGGGATGATTGATCCGCAGAAATGGACCATGCCCAAGATCGGCACCGCCACCATGACGGTGCAGCAGACGACCGTCGCGCACGGAAAATACGCGGTGCAGTTCCACGGCAACGCCGCGCCGCCAGCGATCGACTATGCGTACATCATCGCCAGCAATGCGCCGGCCGCTCTGGCGAAGCACAACTTCGGCCGCGCCTACTTTTACATCAGCGCGGTCAATCCGATGAGCCCCGACATGGGTCTCCTCTACGGCGGGACGGCCGGATTTCCCAAGCCCACGTACATGTCGATCGCCTATCACACGCCCGGCTGGCAATTGGGATTCATCAAGCTCTCTGGCTCGCCGGGGGGCGAGCGACAGGCGTATCCGCCGGGCAAGATGCCGGTCGGCAAATGGCTGTGCCTCGAGTGGGAGTTCAATGACGATCCCGACCAGATCAACGTCTGGGGCGACGGCACGATGATCGGCTCGCTGAGCAACGCCAACGTTGCCTATCCGCCTGGACAGGCGCCCGGTTCGCCCCTCTTCAACGGCATGAGCTCGAACCTCATCGGCGCGTTCACCGACTTCGGCTTCGGCTTTTACGATTGGCACCAGCAGGGCCGGCCGGCGTTCGACGTCTATTATGACGACATCGTCCTCGATACGAAGCGCGTCGGTTGCTTGACGCCGCCCTGATCTGACGGCGGCGACCGCTCAGCGCCCGCCGATACGTCTTGGCTTGCGGTCGTCCTGGACCCACAATGGCCGGCATGGAACTGCGCGAGCTGAATCAGGACGAACGACTGGGCTTGGTGGCGCTGATCGAAGCGGTCGTGCGCGCCGACCACCAGGTGTCGGAAGAAGAAGAGGGCGTGCTGGCTGACGTCATCGAAGCGCTGGGCCCCGAGGCCTACGACGCCGCGGTGGAGAAAGTCGACGAAGAGCTGGACGGCGACGAGGCGCTGAAGAGGTTCTTGCAGCGAATCACCCGCCCGGAGGCGCGCGAGCTGATCTACGGGACAGTGCTGGAGCTGGCGATGTCCGACGTGATCTCTGGAAACGAATCGACGCTGCTGGGCTGGCTGGCCGACACCTGGCAGATCAAGACCGAGTTCGAGACGCAGCCCGATCTTTGACGCCGCATTCAGCGCTGCGGATCGACACGCGGGACTTGACCGCGTAGGACCGAGCTGCCTTCCCAAAGCTGCCGCTGATCGATGGGCGCACCGCCCACCGGCTGGCCGGGCGCGGCCGGCAGATCCAGGCGCTGGCTTTGCGCGAAGAAGCGCACCGGGTTGCTCCAGCAGATGGTCTCGATGGCGCTGTCGGGGATACCCGCTTCACGGAAGGCCGCCACCGTCTTTGGCACCTTCAGCGGATCGCTCACGCCCCAGTCGGCGGCGCTGTTCACCAGGATGCGTTCGCTGCCGTACTTCTGCACCAGCGAGACCATGCGCGCCTCGTCCATCTTGGTGTACGGGTAGATCGAATGCCCGGCCCAGCAGCCGGCGTCCAGGGTCACGGGCAAGGTCTCTTCGCTGTTGTGATCAACCAAGGCCAGCCCGGGCGGAAAATTGGTCTCGCGCAGCAGGGCCAGGGTGCGTTCGGTGCCGCGCTTCTTGTCGCGGTGAGGGGTGTGGATCAACACCGGCAGCTGATGCTTGAGGGCCAGCTCCAGCTGCGCGGCGAAACAGCGATCCTCGGCTGGCGTCTGATCGTCGTAGCCGATCTCGCCCACCGCCACCACGCCGTCTTTCTGCAGGTAACGATCAAGGAGGGTGATCACTCCGTCGGCCACCTTGGCGTTGTTCGCCTCTTTGGGGTTCAAGGCCAGCGTGCAGAAATGGCGGATGCCAAACTGCTGGGCCCGAAACCGCTCCCAGCCGATGAGCGACAGGAAGTAATCCTCGAACGTGCCCACGTGCGTGCGCGGTTGCCCGACCCAGAACGCCGGTTCGACCACGGCAGCGATGCCGGCGGCGGCCATGGCTTGATAGTCATCGGTGGTTCGCGACGTCATGTGGATGTGCGGATCAAACAGGCGCATGCGTGTCTCCTTCTAGAATCAGGCTGGTGTCCTCGGGGACGGGCCGTCCGCCGGCGCGGCGTTCGCTGACGTAACCGGCGACCATGCGCTTCAGCTCGGGGCTGATGCGCTCAGAAAGGCCGTCCAATCGCCGCAGCGAAACGGTGCAGAACAGGCATTTGAGTACCAGTTGATTGAACGCTGGATCGGGGAAAAAACGCGCCGGGTAGGGGTTCTCGCAGGCGATGGATTCAATCACCGTCAGGGCGTTGGTGCGCACCGCCTCGACGGCGATGATGGCGAAACGCTGCGGGTCCGGCAGGTGCGGCAGCGCGCGCAACACGGCCTGCTGTTCGCGTAGCTCGCCGGTGGTGTAGATGTCGTCGACCAGGCCGGTGTGCGTGCCAGGCGGCTGGCCGGCCAGCACCGCCCGCAACAGCAGCGTCCGGCCGTACTCGTCGGCGCAAAAGCCGGCCGGCGAAAACGGCAGCGTCTGTTCTTCCTCGAGGCTGGCAGCCAGGTGCGCCGTTCCCAGGCGGCGCCCGGCGGCGGCCCACGCGCGTTCGAAAGAGGTGATGGTCGGGCGTTCTTTGTCGATGTCGGTCAACGCTTCGCGCAGCCAGGCGGCGGCGGGTTCTCCCGCGGCGGCGCCCAGAAAGATCGCGGCGGCGTTCAACGACATCGACTGCATGCTACCTCGACTGCCCGGCGGGTGCCGGCGCGGGTTTTGGACCGTCAACGAATGGTGTCGCGGACGAACTGGATCAACGTGGCATCGCCGGCGGTGGCGCTGGCCCCGGCCGGCAGAGGCCTCAAATACCAGGTCACCGTCCACGCCACTGATGCCCCCGGCGCGATGTCG
This is a stretch of genomic DNA from Polyangia bacterium. It encodes these proteins:
- a CDS encoding efflux RND transporter permease subunit, whose product is MGLTDIFVRRPVLAVVVNLIVVIAGLQAIRTLNVRQYPRLDSATITIRTPYVGASADLVRGFITTPIERSVAAADGIDYIESQSDQGLSTIFVRLELNVNTAGALADISARVNQVRGDLPPEAEVPAISLEPSDAAFASMYLSFDSKILAENQVTDYLLRVVQPRLSAVEGVQRADILGGRTFALRAWLKPDRMAALNVSPAQIRQALASNNYLSAVGQTKGTYVQLNLSATTDVQSIEDFKRLVIRQEGGTLVRLSDVAEVVLGAENYDQDVRMSGQRAVFMGVWVLPNANALDVIARVRTELDKIKRELPTGLTAMIAFDATKYIDNAIHEVRKTLFETILIVIIVIFLFLGSLREVVVPVVAIPVSLIGAIFLMQVFGFSLNLLTLLAIVLSVGLVVDDAIVVVENVDRHIREGKSAIDAALLGARELVGPIIAMTITLAAVYTPIGFQGGLTGALFREFVFTLAGAVLISGIVALTLSPMMASVLARPQRHGGFAEAVEHTFERVKSRYSRMLATTLANRPAVYAVWIVLTLLVFPLYSFSAKELAPTEDQGVVFGKVDVPPNATMEQLTPFTEQVFKAFQSTPEFSHSFQITFPSGGFGGMIVKPWTERKRDIFHIQQELFGKLMGITDVLAPVFLPPALPSSGIFPVEFVIASTGTHEELVRVADQLVAEAIKSNQFAFPPVTDVKIDQAEAEVVLDRDKINAMGLSMQQVGSDLATMLGGNYINRFSMAGRSYKVIAQVERAARLNPDSLAAINVTGPNGSVIPLSSIATFRTGVEPRTLNRFQQLNAVKISGVAPRGLNEGLHVLEAAAEKIMPPGGRVDYTGESRQLRQEGGKFLPAMALAILLIFLVLAAQFNSFRDPIVVLAGSVPLAMFGALLFTFLKFSGPPGMRFALTEGWTTTLNIYSQVGLVTLVGLIAKNGILVVQFANLEQARGLSKVAAVQAAAETRLRPILMTTIATVAGHFPLTLVTGPGAAARNSIGIVLVGGMAIGTIFTLFVVPSVYVLVAKDHSKERARLLGGLTVPTDGAPLLPTRLPSP
- a CDS encoding efflux RND transporter periplasmic adaptor subunit, encoding MTHPDASVSEDSHGPVGKRISNVKRVAIAGGICLVVIGVLAGLKFAQISALIGAGKAAKAAGPPPVAVGTEVATAADWPSVFEAVGSVTAARGVTISNDSPGVVHAIRFDSGAQVRAGQVLVELDAAVERAQLASLKAHLRLAATTAGRTRLLAEKGAFTKAQLDADEAQLKTTTADVAALEAQIERKIVRAPFAGKLGIRLVNLGQYLNPGTPITVLESTEAVVVDFTIPQQELAHIPVGAVTRVVLPGTQPPQTLEGKISAAEPNADPTTRAVRMRASVNDKKAQLRPGMFVNVSVVLPEQTKVVSVPATAIARAPFGDSVYVVEPRKDAKGAPVNGRDGKPAKMARQQFVRAGQARGDFVAIMDGVTAGQEVVTQGVFKLRNGAPIVVNNQLKLSPSETPRPENH
- a CDS encoding alpha/beta fold hydrolase — protein: MNFISTPHCWLHTRLAVSAVALLNSGCATRAAPAPVTAIPPLATIPVAASGQPAAPAAPVPTDLLAVAAERFLTAFRRGDDQAACSQFEPIMASKMPAARLTSVRQKLGQAHGPLPSWTAVETKSLPPYEGRFYRLTFAFGSLIARIIFVPQTQQVTGLFFAADTVFQPPAPAQSPGAEAAISTHDVTIGPNLGATITWPQAIGGAALPAVVLVPGSGVVDRDETVGAARPFRDLAAGLARHGIVTIRYDKRTFARPDLLIANPRATVEDECIQDALAAIALVRWQPRVDPARVFVAGHSLGAMLAPEIATRAGRIAGVIMLAAPARPVLDELIDQLKQADKQRHQPREGNA
- a CDS encoding carboxypeptidase regulatory-like domain-containing protein, which codes for MPSSALLVIVAVALTAGSCAGINGGAGTGGGGAGGNLPILQNDGGGSDLAPIDAHAETGEGVDMAIDVQGGCRNLACQQTSCKVGGCQQQPCANGAKTTVSGTVYDPAGDVPLYGIAVFVPNAPLSPLPQGVACTHCQATIENALSVALTDVKGNFVLDDVPVGENIPMVMEVGKWRRAVTIDVVAACTNTPLNDPNFTRLPRNQSEGDLPKIALTTGGHDALECLLRKVGIDDSEFSPTDGKGHVNLFAGEGGTDRYAPSLNGGAMFTPVQPWWDSVDNLKPYDMILYSCEGNPKATNKSAAAVKAFQAYAEAGGRSFASHWHNYWFEQAAPPLSTVATFDNQTSPLSEYPSMVDVSFPKGAAMADWLNNVGATPTRGQLTIEGARNTVTALDSGLAQKWLYGDSPSTVQYFSANTPIGSVEDQQCGRVVYSDIHVSSGAKPGFPRDRSLNGPGDPDLGFPFPTGCVTQGMTPQELALVFMLFDMQSCILGGVPVIP
- a CDS encoding alpha/beta hydrolase translates to MLRLDRPSVALGLLWLLPTLAGCGLFWRAPVPMRAIDYPSPQGQAKCLVVFLPGMGDEAEAFAQHGMVEEIRRRSLAVDVVAANATIGYYSHGVFADRLATDVIAPRRARGYQQTWLIGPSMGGFGTLFYARQRLGDVTGVLALAPFLGDRGLIDEVRQAGGLDRWKGPPRVDQMNSHNYQRELLRWLQAATRGQEPAPILNIGFGNTDKLARADQLLAAVLPPDHVFHTDGGHNWGPWRALLAQFLDRGDLAKSCRYSQYPMGVHASGQ
- a CDS encoding TerB family tellurite resistance protein — its product is MAGMELRELNQDERLGLVALIEAVVRADHQVSEEEEGVLADVIEALGPEAYDAAVEKVDEELDGDEALKRFLQRITRPEARELIYGTVLELAMSDVISGNESTLLGWLADTWQIKTEFETQPDL
- a CDS encoding TatD family hydrolase, which produces MRLFDPHIHMTSRTTDDYQAMAAAGIAAVVEPAFWVGQPRTHVGTFEDYFLSLIGWERFRAQQFGIRHFCTLALNPKEANNAKVADGVITLLDRYLQKDGVVAVGEIGYDDQTPAEDRCFAAQLELALKHQLPVLIHTPHRDKKRGTERTLALLRETNFPPGLALVDHNSEETLPVTLDAGCWAGHSIYPYTKMDEARMVSLVQKYGSERILVNSAADWGVSDPLKVPKTVAAFREAGIPDSAIETICWSNPVRFFAQSQRLDLPAAPGQPVGGAPIDQRQLWEGSSVLRGQVPRVDPQR
- a CDS encoding EboA domain-containing protein — its product is MSLNAAAIFLGAAAGEPAAAWLREALTDIDKERPTITSFERAWAAAGRRLGTAHLAASLEEEQTLPFSPAGFCADEYGRTLLLRAVLAGQPPGTHTGLVDDIYTTGELREQQAVLRALPHLPDPQRFAIIAVEAVRTNALTVIESIACENPYPARFFPDPAFNQLVLKCLFCTVSLRRLDGLSERISPELKRMVAGYVSERRAGGRPVPEDTSLILEGDTHAPV